A single region of the Cronobacter condimenti 1330 genome encodes:
- the galK gene encoding galactokinase gives MSLKEKTQSLFADAFGYPATTHIQAPGRVNLIGEHTDYNDGFVLPCAIDYQTVISCAKRDDRRVRVIAADYDNETDEFSLDEPILTHNSQQWSNYVRGVVKHLQQRDSSFGGADLVISGNVPQGAGLSSSASLEVAVGTVFRHLYHLSLDGAQIALNGQEAENQFVGCNCGIMDQLISALGKKDHALLIDCRSLGTKAVPMPQGVAVVIINSNFKRTLVGSEYNTRREQCETGARFFTQKALRDVSLDQFNAVAYELDPVVAKRVRHVLTENARTVEAADALAKGDLTRMGQLMAASHASMRDDFEITVPQIDTLVEIVKSVIGEKGGVRMTGGGFGGCVVALVPEAIVPEVKAAVEAQYEARTGIKETFYVCKPSEGAGLC, from the coding sequence ATGAGCCTGAAAGAGAAGACACAATCCCTGTTTGCCGACGCGTTCGGCTACCCTGCCACCACCCATATTCAGGCGCCGGGCCGCGTTAACCTTATCGGCGAGCATACCGATTACAATGACGGCTTCGTGCTGCCCTGCGCGATTGATTATCAGACGGTCATTAGCTGCGCGAAACGCGACGACCGCCGCGTGCGCGTGATTGCCGCCGATTACGATAACGAAACCGACGAGTTCTCTCTTGATGAGCCGATCCTGACGCACAACAGCCAGCAGTGGTCTAACTATGTGCGCGGCGTGGTGAAACACCTGCAGCAGCGCGATAGTAGCTTTGGCGGTGCCGACCTGGTAATCAGCGGCAACGTGCCGCAGGGCGCGGGGTTAAGCTCTTCAGCATCGCTGGAAGTGGCTGTTGGCACCGTATTCCGCCATCTCTATCATCTTTCGCTCGACGGCGCACAGATTGCGCTAAATGGTCAGGAAGCGGAAAACCAGTTTGTCGGCTGTAACTGCGGCATCATGGATCAGCTGATTTCCGCACTGGGCAAAAAAGATCATGCGTTGCTGATCGACTGTCGCAGCCTCGGCACCAAAGCCGTCCCGATGCCGCAGGGCGTCGCGGTGGTGATTATCAATAGTAACTTCAAACGCACCCTGGTCGGCAGCGAGTACAACACCCGCCGCGAGCAGTGCGAAACCGGCGCGCGTTTCTTTACGCAAAAAGCGCTGCGCGATGTGAGTCTGGATCAGTTTAATGCCGTGGCCTATGAGCTTGATCCGGTGGTTGCTAAACGTGTACGCCACGTGCTGACCGAAAACGCCCGCACGGTAGAAGCGGCGGATGCGCTGGCTAAAGGCGATCTCACTCGTATGGGGCAACTGATGGCCGCCTCTCATGCCTCTATGCGTGACGACTTTGAAATTACCGTTCCGCAGATCGATACTCTGGTAGAGATTGTGAAATCGGTCATCGGTGAAAAAGGCGGCGTGCGTATGACGGGCGGCGGCTTCGGCGGTTGCGTCGTGGCGCTGGTGCCGGAAGCTATCGTCCCGGAAGTAAAAGCCGCCGTCGAAGCGCAGTACGAAGCGCGCACCGGTATTAAAGAAACGTTCTACGTGTGCAAACCTTCAGAAGGAGCAGGGCTGTGCTAA
- the galT gene encoding galactose-1-phosphate uridylyltransferase, protein MEKFNPVDHPHRRYNPLTGQWILVSPHRAKRPWQGAQETPAKQMLPQHDPDCFLCPGNTRVTGDKNPQYTGTYVFTNDFAALMTDTPDAPESADPLMRLESARGTSRVICFSPDHSKTLPELTVPALEEVVQTWQTQTAELGETYPWVQVFENKGAAMGCSNPHPHGQIWANSFLPNEAEREDRLQREYFEQHGAPMLVDYAQRELADGSRTVVETEHWLAVVPYWAAWPFETLLLPKTHILRMTDLTDAQRSCLALALKKLTSRYDNLFQTSFPYSMGWHGAPFNGEENSHWQLHAHFYPPLLRSATVRKFMVGYEMLAETQRDLTAEQAAERLRAVSDVHFRESGE, encoded by the coding sequence ATGGAAAAGTTTAACCCCGTGGATCATCCGCATCGCCGTTATAACCCGCTGACCGGTCAATGGATCCTGGTTTCACCGCATCGCGCCAAGCGCCCCTGGCAAGGGGCGCAGGAAACGCCTGCGAAACAGATGCTGCCGCAGCACGATCCCGATTGTTTTCTCTGCCCAGGCAATACGCGCGTGACCGGGGATAAAAACCCGCAGTATACCGGCACGTATGTGTTCACTAACGATTTCGCCGCGCTGATGACCGACACGCCGGACGCGCCGGAAAGCGCCGATCCGCTGATGCGTCTTGAGAGCGCGCGTGGCACCAGCCGCGTTATCTGTTTTTCGCCAGATCACAGCAAAACGTTGCCGGAGCTGACGGTGCCTGCGCTGGAAGAAGTCGTGCAAACCTGGCAGACGCAAACCGCTGAACTCGGAGAGACATACCCGTGGGTGCAGGTGTTTGAAAACAAAGGCGCGGCGATGGGCTGCTCCAACCCGCACCCGCATGGTCAGATTTGGGCCAACAGTTTTCTGCCTAATGAAGCCGAGCGTGAAGATCGTCTGCAGCGCGAGTATTTCGAGCAGCACGGCGCGCCGATGCTGGTTGACTACGCGCAGCGCGAACTGGCCGACGGCAGCCGCACTGTAGTGGAAACAGAGCACTGGCTGGCAGTGGTGCCGTACTGGGCTGCATGGCCGTTTGAGACACTGCTGCTGCCGAAGACACACATTCTGCGCATGACCGATCTTACCGACGCACAGCGCAGCTGCCTTGCGCTCGCGCTGAAAAAACTGACCAGCCGCTACGATAACCTGTTCCAGACCTCTTTCCCCTATTCGATGGGCTGGCACGGTGCGCCGTTTAACGGCGAAGAAAACTCGCACTGGCAGTTACACGCCCACTTCTACCCGCCGCTGCTGCGCAGCGCCACGGTACGTAAGTTTATGGTGGGATATGAAATGCTGGCGGAAACCCAGCGTGATTTAACTGCCGAGCAGGCGGCTGAGCGTCTGCGCGCCGTCAGCGACGTCCATTTTCGCGAATCCGGAGAATAA
- the galE gene encoding UDP-glucose 4-epimerase GalE → MRVLVTGGSGYIGSHTCVQLLQNNHDVIILDNLCNSKRSVLPVIERLGGKTATFIDGDIRDEALLREIFHDYSIDTVIHFAGLKAVGESVAKPLEYYDNNVNGTLRLISAMRAAGVTNFIFSSSATVYGDQPKIPYMESFPTGTPQSPYGKSKLMVEQILTDMQKACPEWSIALLRYFNPVGAHPSGDMGEDPQGIPNNLMPYIAQVAVGRRESLAVFGNDYPTKDGTGVRDYIHVMDLADGHVAAMQQLADKPGVHIYNLGAGVGSSVLDVVNAFSKACGKPVNYHFAPRRDGDLPAYWADATKADQELNWRVTRSLQEMADDTWRWQSRHPQGYPD, encoded by the coding sequence ATGCGAGTTCTGGTAACGGGTGGTAGCGGTTACATTGGTAGTCATACCTGCGTGCAGCTGCTGCAAAATAACCACGATGTCATCATTCTTGATAATCTCTGCAACAGTAAGCGCAGCGTGCTGCCCGTCATCGAGCGTCTTGGCGGTAAAACCGCGACGTTTATTGATGGCGATATCCGTGATGAAGCGCTGCTGCGCGAGATTTTCCATGACTATTCCATCGACACGGTGATCCACTTCGCCGGTCTGAAAGCCGTCGGCGAATCCGTCGCGAAACCGCTTGAGTACTACGACAACAATGTGAACGGGACGCTGCGACTTATCTCTGCGATGCGCGCGGCAGGCGTCACCAACTTTATCTTCAGTTCTTCCGCCACCGTGTATGGCGACCAGCCAAAAATTCCTTATATGGAAAGCTTCCCGACCGGTACCCCGCAAAGCCCGTACGGCAAAAGCAAGCTGATGGTTGAGCAGATCCTGACAGACATGCAAAAGGCCTGCCCGGAGTGGAGCATTGCGTTGCTGCGTTATTTCAACCCGGTGGGCGCGCATCCGTCAGGCGATATGGGCGAAGATCCTCAGGGCATCCCGAACAACCTGATGCCGTATATCGCGCAGGTAGCGGTAGGCCGTCGCGAATCGCTGGCGGTATTTGGCAACGATTACCCGACCAAAGATGGCACTGGTGTGCGTGATTACATCCACGTTATGGATCTCGCTGATGGTCATGTCGCCGCAATGCAGCAGCTCGCCGATAAGCCGGGCGTGCACATTTACAACCTCGGCGCGGGCGTAGGCAGTAGCGTGCTGGACGTGGTAAACGCCTTCAGCAAGGCGTGCGGCAAACCGGTTAATTACCACTTTGCCCCACGTCGCGATGGCGACCTACCCGCCTACTGGGCGGATGCGACTAAAGCCGACCAGGAGCTGAACTGGCGTGTGACGCGCTCATTACAGGAGATGGCGGATGACACCTGGCGCTGGCAGTCCCGTCATCCTCAAGGTTATCCCGATTAA
- the modF gene encoding molybdate ABC transporter ATP-binding protein ModF — MTTLQILQGTFRISERRALHIESLSIHAGESWAFVGANGSGKSSLARALAGELTPEKGERVSQFSRIALLSFEQLQKLVTAEWQRNNTDMLSPDEDDTGRTTAQIIQDEVQDPARCASLAALFGIEALLERRFKYLSTGETRKTLLCQALMAQPDLLILDEPFDGLDVASREQLARLLGELSAQGYTLALILNRFDDIPDFIQHAGVVADCTLIDTGDKTTLLNQALVAQLAHSEKLAGVQLPEADEPAARHTLNATEPRIVLRNGVVSYNDRPILNNLSWTVNPGEHWQIVGPNGAGKSTLLSLVTGDHPQGYSNDLTLFGRRRGSGETIWDIKKHIGYVSSSLHLDYRVSASVRSVILSGYFDSIGVYQAVSDRQQHLTREWLAILGMNDATADAPFHSLSWGQQRLALIVRALVKHPTLLILDEPLQGLDPLNRQLVRRFVDVLMSEGETQLLFVSHHAEDAPQCMTHRLTFVPDGDSYRYQFDVLR, encoded by the coding sequence ATGACGACGTTGCAAATTCTGCAAGGCACGTTTCGCATTAGCGAACGGCGCGCGCTGCATATTGAGAGCCTGTCGATTCACGCGGGCGAAAGCTGGGCGTTTGTCGGTGCCAATGGCAGCGGCAAATCGTCGCTGGCAAGAGCGCTTGCGGGGGAGTTAACGCCAGAAAAAGGCGAGCGCGTCAGCCAGTTTTCCCGCATCGCCCTGCTCTCCTTTGAACAGCTGCAAAAGCTGGTAACCGCCGAGTGGCAGCGCAATAACACCGATATGCTCAGCCCCGATGAAGATGACACGGGGCGCACGACCGCGCAGATTATTCAGGACGAGGTGCAGGATCCCGCGCGCTGCGCATCGCTTGCCGCTCTGTTCGGCATCGAGGCGCTGCTTGAGCGACGCTTTAAGTACCTCTCCACGGGGGAAACCCGCAAAACGCTTCTCTGCCAGGCGCTGATGGCGCAACCGGATTTACTGATCCTCGACGAGCCGTTCGATGGCCTGGACGTCGCCTCCCGCGAACAATTAGCGCGACTGCTTGGCGAACTGAGTGCGCAGGGTTATACACTTGCGCTGATCCTCAACCGCTTTGACGACATTCCCGATTTTATCCAGCATGCAGGCGTGGTCGCAGATTGTACGCTTATTGACACTGGCGATAAGACCACACTGCTGAATCAGGCGCTGGTGGCACAGCTTGCGCACAGTGAAAAGCTCGCAGGCGTTCAGCTCCCGGAGGCAGACGAGCCTGCGGCGCGCCATACGCTTAACGCCACCGAACCACGTATTGTACTGCGCAACGGCGTGGTTTCTTACAACGACAGGCCTATCCTCAACAACCTGAGCTGGACGGTTAACCCCGGCGAGCACTGGCAGATTGTCGGGCCCAACGGCGCCGGAAAATCCACGCTGCTGAGCCTCGTCACGGGCGATCACCCGCAGGGCTACAGCAACGACCTGACGCTTTTTGGCCGCCGTCGCGGCAGTGGCGAAACGATCTGGGATATCAAAAAGCACATCGGCTACGTCAGCAGCAGCCTGCATCTGGATTACCGCGTCAGCGCCTCGGTGCGCAGCGTGATTTTGTCAGGCTATTTTGATTCGATCGGGGTTTATCAGGCGGTGTCAGATCGCCAGCAACACCTCACACGGGAATGGCTTGCCATCCTTGGTATGAACGATGCCACCGCCGACGCGCCGTTTCACAGTCTCTCATGGGGACAACAGCGGCTAGCGCTGATTGTGCGGGCGCTGGTAAAACACCCTACGTTACTCATCCTGGACGAACCGCTGCAAGGGCTGGACCCGCTTAACCGCCAGCTGGTGCGTCGTTTTGTGGATGTGTTGATGAGCGAAGGCGAGACGCAGTTGCTGTTTGTCTCGCACCACGCCGAGGACGCGCCACAATGCATGACCCACCGCTTAACCTTTGTGCCGGACGGCGACAGCTACCGTTATCAGTTCGATGTACTGCGTTAA
- the modE gene encoding molybdenum-dependent transcriptional regulator, whose amino-acid sequence MQADILLTLKLHDKIFADPRRIALLKQVAQTGSISQGAKLAGISYKSAWDAINEMNQLGDKLLVERATGGKGGGGAQITAYGARLIALYDLLGQIQQKAFDALSDDALPLDSLLAAIARFSLQTSARNQWFGHVVQRDAEPVQEMIEIALAGSGTRIKAAVTSQSAERLSLMPGKEVLVLVKAPWVSVTRAPQENACADNQLEGVISHISRTAQHCEILVTLPDGQTLCATLTPEATLALAPEEGLAVTAGFNAGSVIVATLC is encoded by the coding sequence ATGCAGGCCGATATTCTTCTGACACTTAAGCTTCACGATAAAATTTTTGCCGACCCGCGGCGCATCGCCCTGCTCAAACAGGTAGCGCAGACGGGGTCGATTAGCCAGGGCGCGAAGCTCGCAGGCATTAGTTATAAAAGCGCGTGGGACGCCATCAACGAGATGAACCAGCTCGGCGATAAGCTGCTGGTGGAGCGTGCAACAGGCGGGAAAGGCGGCGGCGGCGCACAGATAACGGCTTACGGCGCGCGGCTTATCGCGCTCTACGACCTTCTGGGGCAGATCCAGCAGAAAGCCTTCGACGCGCTGAGCGATGACGCGCTGCCGCTGGATAGCCTGCTGGCCGCCATCGCCCGGTTTTCACTGCAAACCAGTGCCCGCAACCAGTGGTTTGGTCATGTGGTGCAACGCGACGCCGAGCCGGTACAGGAGATGATTGAAATTGCGCTTGCCGGTAGCGGCACGCGTATCAAAGCAGCCGTGACGAGCCAGAGCGCCGAACGCCTTTCACTTATGCCGGGTAAAGAGGTGCTGGTGCTGGTTAAAGCGCCATGGGTGTCAGTCACGCGCGCGCCACAGGAAAACGCCTGCGCTGATAATCAGCTTGAGGGCGTCATAAGCCATATTTCCCGCACGGCGCAGCATTGCGAAATTCTGGTCACGCTGCCGGACGGCCAGACGCTGTGCGCCACCCTCACGCCGGAAGCGACGCTTGCGCTGGCCCCTGAAGAAGGCCTCGCGGTGACGGCGGGGTTTAATGCCGGGAGCGTTATCGTCGCCACACTCTGCTAG
- a CDS encoding AcrZ family multidrug efflux pump-associated protein, which produces MFELLKSLAFAVIMVPVVMAVILGLIWGLGEVFNIFSGIGHKDQSKQHR; this is translated from the coding sequence ATGTTTGAGTTGTTGAAAAGTCTGGCGTTTGCCGTGATTATGGTGCCGGTGGTGATGGCTGTGATCCTGGGTTTAATCTGGGGCCTGGGTGAAGTGTTCAATATCTTCTCTGGCATCGGCCACAAAGACCAGTCAAAACAGCACCGCTGA
- the modA gene encoding molybdate ABC transporter substrate-binding protein — protein MAKLWVRLALGVTLSAGVVGQSLAQDNTVTVFAAASLTNAMQDIAKDYAKGHEVKVVSSFASSSTLARQIEAGAPADIFISADQKWMDYAANKKAIDAGTRKTLLGNSLVVVAPVKGTQGDIVINRNTDWKNLLKGGRLAVGDPAHVPAGIYAKEALQKLGAWETLSTQLAPAEDVRGALALVERNEAPLGIVYGSDAVASQGVKVVGTFPEDSHQKVEYPLAITDGHNNPQVSAFYHYLQGPEAAAVFKRYGFTTSQ, from the coding sequence ATGGCAAAATTATGGGTACGACTGGCGCTTGGCGTCACCTTAAGCGCAGGCGTGGTCGGCCAGTCGCTGGCACAGGACAATACGGTCACGGTGTTCGCCGCCGCGTCGCTCACGAACGCAATGCAGGATATCGCCAAAGACTACGCCAAAGGGCATGAGGTGAAAGTCGTCTCGTCGTTCGCCTCGTCATCTACACTTGCACGGCAGATAGAGGCCGGCGCGCCAGCGGATATTTTTATCTCGGCGGATCAAAAGTGGATGGACTACGCGGCGAATAAAAAAGCGATTGATGCCGGCACCCGCAAGACGTTGCTTGGCAACAGTCTGGTTGTCGTGGCCCCGGTCAAAGGCACGCAGGGCGATATCGTTATCAATCGCAACACCGACTGGAAAAATCTGCTGAAAGGCGGACGCCTGGCGGTGGGCGATCCGGCGCACGTACCGGCCGGGATTTACGCGAAAGAGGCATTGCAAAAACTGGGTGCCTGGGAGACGCTCTCCACACAGCTCGCTCCGGCGGAAGATGTTCGCGGCGCGCTGGCGCTGGTGGAGCGCAACGAAGCCCCGCTGGGCATCGTATATGGTTCTGACGCCGTGGCGAGCCAGGGTGTCAAAGTGGTTGGCACCTTCCCGGAGGATTCCCATCAGAAAGTGGAATATCCGCTGGCGATTACTGACGGGCATAACAACCCGCAGGTCAGCGCGTTTTATCACTATCTGCAGGGCCCGGAAGCTGCCGCAGTGTTTAAACGATATGGATTTACGACCAGCCAATGA
- the modB gene encoding molybdate ABC transporter permease subunit — translation MMLTEPEWQAVLLSLKVSTLAVLISLPFGVLLAWVLVRCTFPGKTLLDGIIHLPLVLPPVVVGYLLLVVFGRRGLIGEWLYDLFGITFAFSWRGAVLASSVMAFPLMVRAIRLALEAVDIRLEAAARTLGAGRWRVFFTITLPLTLPGIIVGTVLAFARSLGEFGATITFVSNIPGETRTLPSAMYTLIQTPGGESAAARLCVIAIVLALCSLMFSEWLARQSRRRLGAL, via the coding sequence ATGATGTTGACGGAACCCGAATGGCAAGCGGTACTGCTTAGCCTCAAAGTCTCTACACTTGCGGTACTTATCAGTTTGCCCTTCGGGGTGCTTCTTGCCTGGGTGCTGGTGCGCTGCACGTTCCCGGGCAAAACGCTGCTGGACGGCATCATCCATTTGCCGCTGGTGCTGCCACCGGTGGTGGTGGGCTATCTGCTGCTGGTGGTCTTTGGCCGCCGCGGCCTGATAGGCGAATGGCTTTACGATCTCTTCGGCATTACCTTCGCCTTTAGCTGGCGTGGGGCGGTGCTCGCCTCGTCGGTTATGGCCTTCCCGCTGATGGTGCGCGCCATTCGGCTTGCGCTTGAGGCGGTAGATATCCGTCTTGAAGCCGCAGCGCGCACGCTCGGTGCTGGCCGCTGGCGGGTTTTTTTCACCATTACGCTGCCGCTGACGCTGCCGGGTATTATCGTCGGCACTGTCCTTGCCTTCGCCCGCTCGCTTGGCGAGTTCGGGGCGACCATTACGTTTGTCTCCAATATTCCGGGCGAAACCCGCACGCTGCCTTCAGCCATGTATACGCTGATTCAGACCCCGGGTGGTGAAAGCGCGGCTGCACGCCTGTGCGTTATCGCGATTGTGCTGGCGCTCTGTTCGCTGATGTTCTCTGAATGGCTGGCGCGTCAGAGCCGCCGCCGTCTGGGGGCGTTGTAA
- the modC gene encoding molybdenum ABC transporter ATP-binding protein ModC: protein MLELNFTQVLGKHRLTVNETLPGSGITAVFGVSGAGKTSLINAISGLTRPQHGRIVLNDRVLSDTETETFLPPEKRRIGYVFQDARLFPHYKVRGNLKYGMAKEMAPQFDKLVKLLGIEPLLERFPGTLSGGEKQRVAIGRALLTAPELLLLDEPLASLDVPRKRELLPYLQRLAREINIPMLYVSHSLEEILHLADKVLVLEHGEVKAFGSLEDIWGSSVMHPWLPAEQQSSVLKVTVLEHHPHYAMTALALGDQHLWVNRIEKPLQTPLRIRIQASDVSLVLQPPLQSSIRNILRARVAQCYDDHGQVEVQLEVGSRTLWARISPWARDELAIKPGLWLYAQIKSVSITT, encoded by the coding sequence ATGCTTGAGCTTAATTTCACGCAGGTTCTCGGCAAGCATCGTCTGACGGTGAATGAAACGCTGCCGGGCAGCGGCATCACCGCCGTGTTCGGCGTTTCGGGAGCAGGCAAAACGTCGCTGATTAATGCAATCAGTGGTCTCACGCGCCCGCAGCACGGGCGGATCGTCTTAAACGATCGCGTGCTGAGTGATACCGAAACTGAAACCTTCCTGCCGCCGGAAAAACGCCGCATCGGCTATGTGTTTCAGGATGCGCGCCTCTTCCCGCATTACAAAGTGCGCGGCAATCTGAAATATGGCATGGCAAAAGAGATGGCGCCGCAGTTTGACAAACTGGTCAAGCTGCTTGGCATCGAACCTTTGCTGGAGCGCTTTCCGGGCACGCTGTCGGGCGGTGAGAAACAACGCGTGGCGATTGGTCGCGCGCTGCTGACCGCGCCAGAGCTGCTGCTGCTTGACGAGCCGCTCGCTTCGCTCGATGTGCCGCGCAAGCGTGAGCTGTTACCGTATCTGCAACGGCTGGCGCGCGAAATCAACATCCCGATGCTCTATGTCAGCCACTCGCTGGAGGAGATCCTGCATCTCGCCGATAAAGTGCTGGTGCTGGAGCACGGCGAGGTCAAAGCATTTGGCAGTCTGGAAGATATCTGGGGCAGCAGTGTGATGCACCCGTGGCTTCCGGCAGAGCAGCAAAGCAGCGTGCTGAAAGTCACTGTGCTTGAGCATCATCCGCACTACGCGATGACCGCCCTGGCGCTGGGCGATCAGCATTTGTGGGTGAACCGCATCGAAAAGCCCCTGCAAACGCCGCTGCGCATTCGTATTCAGGCCTCTGATGTTTCGCTGGTGCTGCAACCGCCGCTGCAAAGCAGTATCCGCAATATCCTGCGTGCCCGCGTGGCGCAATGTTATGACGACCACGGGCAAGTGGAGGTGCAACTGGAGGTAGGCTCACGCACCCTCTGGGCGCGCATCAGTCCCTGGGCGCGTGATGAACTGGCTATTAAGCCTGGCCTGTGGCTCTACGCACAGATAAAAAGCGTGTCGATCACAACTTAA
- a CDS encoding pyridoxal phosphatase, with protein sequence MTFRVIALDLDGTLLTAQKSILPESLDALALAKEAGLKPVIVTGRHHNAIHPFYQALALDTPAICCNGTYLYDYQAKKVLTSDPMTPQQAEALIELLNDYGIHSLMYVDDVMLYERACGHIQRTENWAQRLPEAQRPVFRQVASLQDAVRSVERIWKFALTGEDIPRLQSVALTIERELNLACEWSWHDQVDVAAPGNSKGNRLAQWVESQGLTMDQVVAFGDNHNDISMLERAGLGIAMGNADDIVKSHADKVIGPNTEPSIADALRQWVL encoded by the coding sequence ATGACCTTTCGCGTAATCGCACTCGACTTAGACGGCACCCTGTTAACCGCGCAAAAATCCATTCTCCCGGAATCGCTCGACGCGCTTGCGCTTGCGAAAGAAGCCGGACTGAAACCGGTTATTGTGACCGGGCGCCACCATAATGCCATTCACCCTTTTTATCAGGCACTGGCGCTTGATACACCTGCAATTTGTTGTAACGGCACTTATTTGTATGATTATCAAGCGAAAAAGGTACTGACGTCCGACCCGATGACCCCGCAGCAGGCTGAGGCACTTATCGAACTGCTCAATGATTACGGCATACATTCCTTAATGTATGTGGATGATGTGATGCTTTATGAGCGTGCCTGCGGCCATATTCAGCGTACCGAAAACTGGGCGCAGCGCCTGCCTGAAGCTCAGCGCCCGGTGTTTCGCCAGGTCGCCTCGCTACAGGATGCGGTGCGTTCGGTTGAGAGAATCTGGAAATTCGCCCTGACGGGGGAAGATATTCCGCGCCTGCAAAGCGTTGCGCTGACGATTGAGCGCGAGCTCAACCTCGCCTGCGAGTGGTCGTGGCACGATCAGGTTGATGTGGCCGCACCGGGTAACAGTAAAGGCAACCGGCTGGCACAGTGGGTAGAATCGCAGGGCCTGACGATGGATCAGGTCGTGGCATTCGGGGATAACCACAACGACATCTCAATGCTTGAGCGCGCCGGGCTTGGCATCGCGATGGGCAACGCCGACGACATTGTGAAATCGCACGCCGACAAAGTGATTGGCCCAAATACCGAGCCCAGCATTGCCGACGCGCTGCGTCAGTGGGTGCTTTAA
- the pgl gene encoding 6-phosphogluconolactonase encodes MKQTVYTASPESQQIHVWRLNPEGELTLLQVVDAPGQVQPMVVSPDKRFLYVGVRPEFRVIAYRIAAHDGTLSEAGEAPLPGSPTHISTDHTGRFLFSGSYNAGSVSVVRLNDGLPGETVAVVEGLEGCHSANISPDNRTLFVPALKQDRICLFTLTDDGRLEPQTPAEVTTVAGAGPRHMAFHPSKPFAYCINELNSSVDVWALSSPNGKIECVQTLDMMPAGFADTRWAADIHITPDGRHLYTCDRTASVITVFTVSEDGSVLAVQGHQPTETQPRGFNIDNTGQYLIAAGQKSHHIAVYGIEGVQGLLAEKARYAVGQGPMWVVINAFDA; translated from the coding sequence ATGAAACAAACCGTTTATACCGCAAGCCCGGAGAGCCAGCAGATCCACGTCTGGCGTCTGAATCCTGAGGGCGAACTGACGTTGTTACAGGTGGTGGATGCGCCAGGACAGGTTCAGCCGATGGTCGTCAGCCCCGACAAACGTTTTCTGTATGTGGGCGTGCGCCCGGAATTCCGCGTGATTGCCTATCGCATCGCGGCGCATGACGGCACGCTCAGCGAGGCAGGCGAAGCGCCGCTTCCAGGTAGCCCCACGCATATTTCGACCGATCATACGGGCCGTTTCCTGTTCAGCGGTTCTTACAACGCGGGGAGCGTGAGCGTGGTGCGCCTGAACGACGGCCTGCCGGGTGAAACCGTTGCCGTGGTGGAAGGGCTCGAGGGCTGTCACTCCGCGAATATCTCGCCGGACAACCGCACGCTGTTTGTGCCTGCGCTCAAACAAGACCGCATTTGCCTGTTCACCTTAACCGACGACGGCCGCCTTGAGCCGCAAACCCCGGCGGAAGTGACCACCGTCGCGGGTGCCGGGCCGCGCCATATGGCGTTCCACCCGAGCAAGCCATTCGCCTACTGCATCAATGAGCTGAACAGCTCGGTCGACGTCTGGGCGCTGAGTTCTCCGAACGGCAAAATTGAATGTGTGCAGACGCTGGACATGATGCCTGCGGGTTTCGCCGATACCCGCTGGGCGGCGGATATTCATATCACGCCGGATGGCCGCCATCTCTACACCTGCGACCGTACCGCGAGCGTCATTACGGTCTTTACCGTCTCGGAAGATGGCAGCGTACTGGCAGTGCAGGGGCATCAGCCCACTGAAACCCAGCCGCGCGGCTTTAACATCGACAACACCGGACAGTACCTGATTGCCGCAGGTCAGAAATCGCATCACATCGCGGTGTATGGCATTGAAGGTGTGCAGGGGCTGCTTGCCGAGAAAGCGCGTTACGCGGTAGGCCAGGGCCCGATGTGGGTCGTGATTAACGCCTTCGACGCGTAA